In a genomic window of Leucoraja erinacea ecotype New England chromosome 8, Leri_hhj_1, whole genome shotgun sequence:
- the LOC129699310 gene encoding paired box protein Pax-1-like isoform X4 — protein sequence MDQTYGEVNQLGGVFVNGRPLPNAIRLRIVELAQLGIRPCDISRQLRVSHGCVSKILARYNETGSILPGAIGGSKPRVTTPTVVKYIRDYKHGDPGIFAWEIRDRLLADAVCDKYNVPSVSSISRILRNKIGNLSHSGHCEGAKQMPPQPSLSYNPIYQYPYPNHMSSAVAKMSGSAGVPMTGVTGHVGIHRAWPSAHSVTNILGLRSLVEQAAALGGVDASAYQTKVEDWSNVNRATFPSTQSVNGIEKQALETDLKYSQPPSALPAVSSFVPPCAVGPYPASNQVAGYGVYGGPGSGYMASHPWQSQNSGLSHSGSGITMHGGDIHTPMPFKHLSAREVAERKPGSPVNKPHEALRNAHGLSIAVSST from the exons ATGG ATCAGACGTACGGGGAGGTGAATCAGCTGGGCGGCGTTTTCGTGAACGGGAGACCGCTTCCCAACGCGATCAGATTGCGGATCGTTGAGCTGGCTCAGCTCGGCATCAGACCGTGCGACATCAGCCGGCAACTCCGCGTCTCCCACGGCTGCGTGAGCAAAATCCTGGCCCGCTACAACGAGACGGGCTCCATCTTACCCGGGGCGATCGGTGGCAGCAAACCCAGGGTGACCACGCCGACGGTGGTGAAGTACATCCGAGATTACAAGCACGGAGACCCGGGGATCTTCGCTTGGGAGAtacgagacaggctgttggccgACGCCGTGTGTGACAAGTACAATGTGCCTTCGGTCAGCTCCATCAGCAGGATCTTGAGGAACAAAATCGGTAACCTTTCGCACTCGGGCCACTGCGAGGGTGCCAAGCAGATGCCGCCGCAGCCGTCACTCTCGTACAACCCCATTTACCAATACCCTTACCCCAACCACATGTCATCGGCGGTCGCCAAGATGAGCGGTTCTGCTGGAGTCCCGATGACAGGGGTGACGGGACACGTCGGTATCCACAGAGCCTGGCCCAGCGCTCATTCTGTTACCAACATCCTCGGACTCCGAAGCCTAGTTGAACAGGCGG CCGCTCTTGGTGGAGTCGATGCGTCAGCATATCAAACAAAAGTAGAAGATTGGAGTAACGTGAACAGAGCAACCTTCCCCTCAACTCAAAGTGTCAACGGGATTGAGAAGCAGGCGCTCGAAACGGATCTGAAATACTCCCAG CCTCCGTCTGCGCTCCCCGCTGTGAGTAGCTTCGTTCCTCCCTGCGCCGTCGGGCCTTATCCCGCATCGAACCAGGTGGCGGGCTATGGGGTGTACGGCGGCCCCGGATCCGGCTACATGGCCAGCCACCCGTGGCAGTCGCAGAACAGCGGTCTCTCGCACTCCGGCTCAGGGATTACCATGCACGGCGGCGACATCCACACGCCAATGCCCTTCAAACACCTCTCGGCCAGAGAAG TGGCGGAGAGAAAACCCGGGAGCCCGGTTAACAAGCCGCACGAAGCTCTCAGGAACGCTCATGGCCTCTCAATCGCAGTCTCCAGCACATAA
- the LOC129699310 gene encoding paired box protein Pax-1-like isoform X1, producing MQVGELSEIQVGLLAELNSRTHSTEWTSLAHQTYGEVNQLGGVFVNGRPLPNAIRLRIVELAQLGIRPCDISRQLRVSHGCVSKILARYNETGSILPGAIGGSKPRVTTPTVVKYIRDYKHGDPGIFAWEIRDRLLADAVCDKYNVPSVSSISRILRNKIGNLSHSGHCEGAKQMPPQPSLSYNPIYQYPYPNHMSSAVAKMSGSAGVPMTGVTGHVGIHRAWPSAHSVTNILGLRSLVEQAAALGGVDASAYQTKVEDWSNVNRATFPSTQSVNGIEKQALETDLKYSQPPSALPAVSSFVPPCAVGPYPASNQVAGYGVYGGPGSGYMASHPWQSQNSGLSHSGSGITMHGGDIHTPMPFKHLSAREVAERKPGSPVNKPHEALRNAHGLSIAVSST from the exons ATGCAAGTGGGCGAATTGTCTGAGATACAAGTTGGCCTTTTAGCCGAACTGAACAGCAGAACACATTCGACTGAATGGACGTCGCTTGCAC ATCAGACGTACGGGGAGGTGAATCAGCTGGGCGGCGTTTTCGTGAACGGGAGACCGCTTCCCAACGCGATCAGATTGCGGATCGTTGAGCTGGCTCAGCTCGGCATCAGACCGTGCGACATCAGCCGGCAACTCCGCGTCTCCCACGGCTGCGTGAGCAAAATCCTGGCCCGCTACAACGAGACGGGCTCCATCTTACCCGGGGCGATCGGTGGCAGCAAACCCAGGGTGACCACGCCGACGGTGGTGAAGTACATCCGAGATTACAAGCACGGAGACCCGGGGATCTTCGCTTGGGAGAtacgagacaggctgttggccgACGCCGTGTGTGACAAGTACAATGTGCCTTCGGTCAGCTCCATCAGCAGGATCTTGAGGAACAAAATCGGTAACCTTTCGCACTCGGGCCACTGCGAGGGTGCCAAGCAGATGCCGCCGCAGCCGTCACTCTCGTACAACCCCATTTACCAATACCCTTACCCCAACCACATGTCATCGGCGGTCGCCAAGATGAGCGGTTCTGCTGGAGTCCCGATGACAGGGGTGACGGGACACGTCGGTATCCACAGAGCCTGGCCCAGCGCTCATTCTGTTACCAACATCCTCGGACTCCGAAGCCTAGTTGAACAGGCGG CCGCTCTTGGTGGAGTCGATGCGTCAGCATATCAAACAAAAGTAGAAGATTGGAGTAACGTGAACAGAGCAACCTTCCCCTCAACTCAAAGTGTCAACGGGATTGAGAAGCAGGCGCTCGAAACGGATCTGAAATACTCCCAG CCTCCGTCTGCGCTCCCCGCTGTGAGTAGCTTCGTTCCTCCCTGCGCCGTCGGGCCTTATCCCGCATCGAACCAGGTGGCGGGCTATGGGGTGTACGGCGGCCCCGGATCCGGCTACATGGCCAGCCACCCGTGGCAGTCGCAGAACAGCGGTCTCTCGCACTCCGGCTCAGGGATTACCATGCACGGCGGCGACATCCACACGCCAATGCCCTTCAAACACCTCTCGGCCAGAGAAG TGGCGGAGAGAAAACCCGGGAGCCCGGTTAACAAGCCGCACGAAGCTCTCAGGAACGCTCATGGCCTCTCAATCGCAGTCTCCAGCACATAA
- the LOC129699310 gene encoding paired box protein Pax-1-like isoform X3 gives MQVGELSEIQVGLLAELNSRTHSTEWTSLAHQTYGEVNQLGGVFVNGRPLPNAIRLRIVELAQLGIRPCDISRQLRVSHGCVSKILARYNETGSILPGAIGGSKPRVTTPTVVKYIRDYKHGDPGIFAWEIRDRLLADAVCDKYNVPSVSSISRILRNKIGNLSHSGHCEGAKQMPPQPSLSYNPIYQYPYPNHMSSAVAKMSGSAGVPMTGVTGHVGIHRAWPSAHSVTNILGLRSLVEQAAALGGVDASAYQTKVEDWSNVNRATFPSTQSVNGIEKQALETDLKYSQPPSALPAVSSFVPPCAVGPYPASNQVAGYGVYGGPGSGYMASHPWQSQNSGLSHSGSGITMHGGDIHTPMPFKHLSAREDFQHLQFRLKQ, from the exons ATGCAAGTGGGCGAATTGTCTGAGATACAAGTTGGCCTTTTAGCCGAACTGAACAGCAGAACACATTCGACTGAATGGACGTCGCTTGCAC ATCAGACGTACGGGGAGGTGAATCAGCTGGGCGGCGTTTTCGTGAACGGGAGACCGCTTCCCAACGCGATCAGATTGCGGATCGTTGAGCTGGCTCAGCTCGGCATCAGACCGTGCGACATCAGCCGGCAACTCCGCGTCTCCCACGGCTGCGTGAGCAAAATCCTGGCCCGCTACAACGAGACGGGCTCCATCTTACCCGGGGCGATCGGTGGCAGCAAACCCAGGGTGACCACGCCGACGGTGGTGAAGTACATCCGAGATTACAAGCACGGAGACCCGGGGATCTTCGCTTGGGAGAtacgagacaggctgttggccgACGCCGTGTGTGACAAGTACAATGTGCCTTCGGTCAGCTCCATCAGCAGGATCTTGAGGAACAAAATCGGTAACCTTTCGCACTCGGGCCACTGCGAGGGTGCCAAGCAGATGCCGCCGCAGCCGTCACTCTCGTACAACCCCATTTACCAATACCCTTACCCCAACCACATGTCATCGGCGGTCGCCAAGATGAGCGGTTCTGCTGGAGTCCCGATGACAGGGGTGACGGGACACGTCGGTATCCACAGAGCCTGGCCCAGCGCTCATTCTGTTACCAACATCCTCGGACTCCGAAGCCTAGTTGAACAGGCGG CCGCTCTTGGTGGAGTCGATGCGTCAGCATATCAAACAAAAGTAGAAGATTGGAGTAACGTGAACAGAGCAACCTTCCCCTCAACTCAAAGTGTCAACGGGATTGAGAAGCAGGCGCTCGAAACGGATCTGAAATACTCCCAG CCTCCGTCTGCGCTCCCCGCTGTGAGTAGCTTCGTTCCTCCCTGCGCCGTCGGGCCTTATCCCGCATCGAACCAGGTGGCGGGCTATGGGGTGTACGGCGGCCCCGGATCCGGCTACATGGCCAGCCACCCGTGGCAGTCGCAGAACAGCGGTCTCTCGCACTCCGGCTCAGGGATTACCATGCACGGCGGCGACATCCACACGCCAATGCCCTTCAAACACCTCTCGGCCAGAGAAG
- the LOC129699310 gene encoding paired box protein Pax-1-like isoform X2 → MQVGELSEIQVGLLAELNSRTHSTEWTSLAHQTYGEVNQLGGVFVNGRPLPNAIRLRIVELAQLGIRPCDISRQLRVSHGCVSKILARYNETGSILPGAIGGSKPRVTTPTVVKYIRDYKHGDPGIFAWEIRDRLLADAVCDKYNVPSVSSISRILRNKIGNLSHSGHCEGAKQMPPQPSLSYNPIYQYPYPNHMSSAVAKMSGSAGVPMTGVTGHVGIHRAWPSAHSVTNILGLRSLVEQAAALGGVDASAYQTKVEDWSNVNRATFPSTQSVNGIEKQALETDLKYSQPPSALPAVSSFVPPCAVGPYPASNQVAGYGVYGGPGSGYMASHPWQSQNSGLSHSGSGITMHGGDIHTPMPFKHLSAREVTKMRSYGVQRFPASAVSFEAMTGISKENC, encoded by the exons ATGCAAGTGGGCGAATTGTCTGAGATACAAGTTGGCCTTTTAGCCGAACTGAACAGCAGAACACATTCGACTGAATGGACGTCGCTTGCAC ATCAGACGTACGGGGAGGTGAATCAGCTGGGCGGCGTTTTCGTGAACGGGAGACCGCTTCCCAACGCGATCAGATTGCGGATCGTTGAGCTGGCTCAGCTCGGCATCAGACCGTGCGACATCAGCCGGCAACTCCGCGTCTCCCACGGCTGCGTGAGCAAAATCCTGGCCCGCTACAACGAGACGGGCTCCATCTTACCCGGGGCGATCGGTGGCAGCAAACCCAGGGTGACCACGCCGACGGTGGTGAAGTACATCCGAGATTACAAGCACGGAGACCCGGGGATCTTCGCTTGGGAGAtacgagacaggctgttggccgACGCCGTGTGTGACAAGTACAATGTGCCTTCGGTCAGCTCCATCAGCAGGATCTTGAGGAACAAAATCGGTAACCTTTCGCACTCGGGCCACTGCGAGGGTGCCAAGCAGATGCCGCCGCAGCCGTCACTCTCGTACAACCCCATTTACCAATACCCTTACCCCAACCACATGTCATCGGCGGTCGCCAAGATGAGCGGTTCTGCTGGAGTCCCGATGACAGGGGTGACGGGACACGTCGGTATCCACAGAGCCTGGCCCAGCGCTCATTCTGTTACCAACATCCTCGGACTCCGAAGCCTAGTTGAACAGGCGG CCGCTCTTGGTGGAGTCGATGCGTCAGCATATCAAACAAAAGTAGAAGATTGGAGTAACGTGAACAGAGCAACCTTCCCCTCAACTCAAAGTGTCAACGGGATTGAGAAGCAGGCGCTCGAAACGGATCTGAAATACTCCCAG CCTCCGTCTGCGCTCCCCGCTGTGAGTAGCTTCGTTCCTCCCTGCGCCGTCGGGCCTTATCCCGCATCGAACCAGGTGGCGGGCTATGGGGTGTACGGCGGCCCCGGATCCGGCTACATGGCCAGCCACCCGTGGCAGTCGCAGAACAGCGGTCTCTCGCACTCCGGCTCAGGGATTACCATGCACGGCGGCGACATCCACACGCCAATGCCCTTCAAACACCTCTCGGCCAGAGAAG